The segment AGAGCTTCGTCTTTGTGATGCTGTCCATGGTGTATATCGCTGGAGCGGTCCAAGTCGAGCACGAGGAGCACCACTAACCCCATCTCGTTCTGAAAGGAGTTGTGCCGATGAATCGTACACAAGGAGCGCTTGTTCTGCTGTTGGTGACGGTTATGGTTGCCCTTGGGTCCCAGGTCGCGTTTGCCGCTGAAGGGGCCGCGCCTGAGTCTTCTTCGACCTTCTTTGTCGTGTCGGTCCTCACGGGGGGATTCGCCATGGCTATTGCCTCGGCCGCGGCGGCGATCGGTCAGGGCCGGGCTATCGTGAGCGCGCTGGACGCAATTGGTCGGCAGCCGGCGGCGG is part of the Candidatus Methylomirabilota bacterium genome and harbors:
- a CDS encoding F0F1 ATP synthase subunit C, which translates into the protein MVALGSQVAFAAEGAAPESSSTFFVVSVLTGGFAMAIASAAAAIGQGRAIVSALDAIGRQPAAAPKIQVAMIIGLALIESLAIYVLLVVLIIFFANPFIKYVVPGA